The Mycetohabitans endofungorum genome contains a region encoding:
- the smc gene encoding chromosome segregation protein SMC, producing the protein MRLTSIKLAGFKSFVDLTHFQVPGQLVGVVGPNGCGKSNIIDAVRWVLGESRASELRGESMQDVIFNGSTARKPASRASVELVFDNGDGRAAGQWSQYAEIAVKRVLTRDGTSSYYINNLPARRRDIQDIFLGTGLGPRAYAIIGQGMIARIIEAKPEELRVFLEEAAGVSKYKERRRETANRLNDTRENLTRVEDIVRELGTNLDKLEGQAMIAQQFKALQAEGEEKQRLLWLLRKNEAQAEQERQQRAIGAAQVELEAQMARLREVEAQLETMRVAHYAASDAMQGTQGALYEANAEVSRLEAEIKFIVESRNRAQNQIAALTAQRDQWQRQAEKARDELADAHALLAEAEERAARTQDDAAAQNDALPALEARWRDAQAKLNDERGAIAQAEQALKLEAAHQRNADQQLQQLQVRLERLRSERQGLGAPDEAQLEELRMQLAEHEQILDDAQQRLADAQQQAPQLDEARRAAQERVQQENARIHQLDARLAALKQLQQNVQTQGKLQPWLDKHELAALPRLWKKLHIEPGWEMALESVLRERLAALEISNLDWVNAFATDAPPAKLAFYAPPPAGKPLQTPAGLRPLLALLRIDDPGLRAVLGDWLANAFVADDLSQALAVRAQLPEGGCFVVQAGHLVTRVGVQLYAADSEQAGMLARQQEIDNLGREVRAQALLADEARGAAVRAEAAHTQATQALADARAQVERATQRVHALQLDVLKLTQAHERYTQRSVQIGEELDEIAAQIDEQQALRSESESNFERFDTELAELQARFEEEQLAFEALDETLADARQRARELERAAQEAVYAQRDVAARIEALTRSIQVALEQDERVAGALQEARAELETINEQTAHTGLQQALALRSEREHALQAARAELDALSGQLRQADEQRLAAERSLQPLRDKITELQLKEQAARLNREQFVEQLEAAGVDETALQAKLGADMKPSYLQGEVTRINNAITALGPVNMAALDELSAARERKQFLDAQSADLQHAIETLEDAIRKIDEETRALLQGTFDEVNRHFGELFPRLFGGGQAKLIMTGAEILDAGVQVMAQPPGKKNSTIHLLSGGEKALTATALVFAMFQLNPAPFCLLDEVDAPLDDANTERFANLVRAMSDKTQFLFISHNKIAMEMAQQLIGVTMQEQGVSRIVAVDMETAAGFAQNAG; encoded by the coding sequence GTGCGTCTGACCTCGATCAAGCTCGCTGGCTTCAAGTCCTTCGTCGATCTGACTCATTTCCAGGTGCCCGGCCAGCTCGTTGGCGTCGTCGGCCCCAATGGCTGTGGCAAGTCGAACATCATCGACGCGGTGCGCTGGGTGCTCGGCGAATCACGCGCGTCCGAGTTGCGCGGCGAATCGATGCAGGACGTGATCTTCAACGGTTCGACCGCGCGCAAGCCGGCCAGTCGCGCCAGCGTCGAGTTGGTGTTCGACAATGGCGACGGGCGGGCGGCGGGCCAATGGAGCCAATACGCGGAAATCGCGGTCAAGCGCGTGCTCACGCGTGACGGCACGTCCAGCTACTACATCAATAACCTGCCGGCGCGTCGGCGCGACATCCAGGACATCTTTCTGGGCACAGGCCTGGGTCCGCGCGCGTACGCGATCATCGGCCAAGGGATGATCGCGCGGATTATCGAGGCTAAGCCCGAGGAGTTGCGCGTCTTCCTGGAAGAGGCGGCCGGCGTGTCTAAGTATAAGGAGCGGCGCCGAGAGACGGCGAATCGCCTCAATGACACGCGCGAAAACCTGACTCGCGTCGAGGATATCGTGCGCGAACTTGGCACGAACCTGGACAAGCTCGAAGGACAGGCCATGATCGCGCAGCAGTTCAAAGCGTTGCAGGCCGAGGGCGAAGAAAAGCAGCGCCTGCTGTGGCTGCTGCGCAAGAACGAGGCGCAGGCTGAGCAGGAGCGCCAGCAGCGGGCGATCGGCGCCGCGCAGGTCGAGCTCGAGGCACAGATGGCGAGGCTGCGCGAAGTCGAGGCGCAACTGGAGACGATGCGCGTCGCGCACTACGCGGCCAGCGATGCGATGCAGGGCACGCAAGGGGCGCTGTACGAGGCCAATGCTGAGGTCAGCCGGCTGGAAGCGGAAATCAAATTCATCGTCGAGTCGCGTAATCGTGCGCAGAACCAGATCGCGGCGCTCACCGCGCAGCGGGATCAGTGGCAGCGGCAGGCCGAGAAGGCACGCGACGAACTGGCCGATGCACACGCGTTGCTAGCCGAAGCCGAGGAGCGAGCGGCGCGCACGCAGGACGACGCAGCTGCGCAAAACGATGCACTGCCGGCGTTGGAAGCGCGGTGGCGCGATGCGCAGGCCAAGCTCAATGACGAGCGGGGCGCGATCGCGCAAGCGGAACAAGCGTTGAAGCTGGAGGCGGCGCATCAGCGCAACGCTGACCAGCAGCTGCAGCAGTTGCAGGTGCGGTTGGAGCGCCTGAGGAGCGAGCGGCAGGGGTTAGGTGCGCCGGACGAGGCGCAACTCGAAGAACTGCGCATGCAGTTGGCTGAGCACGAGCAGATTCTGGATGATGCGCAGCAACGGCTCGCCGACGCGCAACAGCAGGCGCCGCAGCTAGACGAGGCGCGCCGCGCCGCGCAGGAGCGCGTGCAACAGGAAAACGCACGGATCCACCAGCTCGATGCACGCTTGGCCGCGCTCAAGCAGTTGCAGCAAAACGTGCAGACGCAGGGCAAGCTCCAGCCGTGGCTGGATAAGCACGAACTGGCCGCGCTGCCGCGCCTGTGGAAGAAGTTGCACATCGAGCCTGGCTGGGAAATGGCGCTGGAATCGGTCTTGCGCGAGCGACTGGCCGCGCTCGAGATTTCGAATCTGGACTGGGTCAACGCGTTCGCAACCGACGCGCCGCCGGCCAAACTCGCGTTCTATGCGCCCCCGCCGGCCGGCAAGCCGCTGCAGACGCCGGCTGGACTGCGGCCGTTGCTGGCGCTACTGCGCATCGATGACCCGGGACTGCGCGCGGTGCTTGGCGACTGGCTCGCCAATGCGTTTGTGGCTGACGATCTCAGCCAGGCACTGGCCGTGCGCGCCCAGCTGCCAGAGGGCGGATGCTTCGTCGTCCAGGCCGGCCATCTGGTTACCCGTGTTGGCGTGCAACTGTATGCAGCTGATTCTGAGCAGGCCGGCATGCTTGCACGGCAACAAGAAATCGACAACCTCGGACGCGAGGTCCGCGCTCAGGCGCTATTGGCGGATGAAGCGCGCGGCGCCGCGGTGCGCGCTGAGGCCGCGCATACGCAGGCGACGCAGGCGCTGGCCGACGCACGGGCACAGGTCGAACGTGCGACGCAGCGGGTGCATGCATTGCAATTGGACGTGCTCAAGCTGACCCAGGCGCACGAGCGCTACACGCAACGCAGCGTGCAGATCGGCGAGGAACTCGATGAGATTGCCGCGCAGATCGACGAGCAGCAGGCCTTGCGCAGCGAGTCTGAGAGCAATTTCGAGCGTTTCGACACCGAGCTGGCTGAACTGCAGGCGCGCTTCGAAGAAGAGCAGTTGGCGTTCGAGGCGCTCGACGAAACCCTGGCAGACGCACGCCAGAGGGCGCGGGAATTGGAGCGCGCAGCTCAAGAGGCGGTCTATGCACAGCGCGATGTCGCGGCCCGCATCGAGGCGCTCACGCGCAGTATCCAAGTCGCGCTGGAGCAGGACGAGCGCGTCGCTGGTGCGCTGCAAGAGGCGCGCGCGGAACTCGAAACGATCAACGAACAAACGGCCCATACCGGGCTGCAACAAGCGCTGGCTTTGCGCAGCGAGCGTGAACACGCGCTGCAGGCCGCGCGTGCCGAACTCGATGCGCTGAGCGGCCAATTGCGGCAGGCCGACGAGCAGCGCCTGGCCGCGGAGCGCTCGCTGCAGCCGCTGCGCGACAAGATTACCGAGTTGCAACTCAAGGAGCAGGCCGCACGACTCAATCGCGAGCAGTTCGTCGAGCAACTGGAGGCAGCCGGCGTCGACGAGACGGCGCTGCAAGCTAAGCTTGGCGCGGACATGAAGCCATCGTACTTACAGGGTGAGGTGACGCGGATCAATAACGCCATCACCGCGCTTGGCCCGGTGAACATGGCGGCGTTGGACGAACTGAGCGCAGCCCGCGAACGCAAGCAGTTCCTGGATGCACAGTCGGCCGACCTGCAGCACGCGATCGAGACGCTCGAGGACGCTATCCGCAAGATCGATGAGGAGACGCGGGCGCTGTTGCAGGGCACCTTCGACGAGGTTAACCGGCATTTTGGCGAACTGTTTCCGCGGTTGTTCGGCGGTGGGCAGGCCAAACTGATCATGACGGGCGCGGAGATCCTCGATGCCGGCGTACAGGTGATGGCGCAGCCGCCGGGCAAAAAGAATTCGACAATCCACCTGCTGTCCGGCGGCGAGAAGGCGCTGACCGCGACGGCGTTGGTGTTTGCGATGTTCCAGCTCAATCCAGCGCCGTTTTGCTTGCTGGATGAGGTCGATGCGCCGCTGGACGACGCCAATACCGAACGCTTCGCAAATTTGGTGCGGGCGATGTCGGACAAGACGCAGTTCCTGTTTATCTCGCACAATAAGATCGCGATGGAAATGGCCCAGCAGTTGATCGGCGTGACGATGCAGGAACAAGGCGTGTCGCGGATCGTCGCGGTCGATATGGAAACGGCCGCGGGCTTCGCGCAGAACGCCGGGTAA